From Cellulomonas fimi ATCC 484, a single genomic window includes:
- a CDS encoding acyl-CoA dehydrogenase family protein: MSSVAVDQTPTAGERKAREVAEAAREQQWTRPSFARGIYLGAFDVGLVHPYPASDPDATARGATFHVALREVCARIDGRAIERDDHIPDEVLDALRGVGAFGMKIPQEYGGLGLSLVEYGRALMLVSTVHPSLAALLSAHQSIGVPEPVHMFGTPEQKQKFLPRCAAGAISAFLLTEPDVGSDPARLATTATPTDDGTAYVLDGVKLWTTNGPIAELLVVMAVVPPHDGQRGGISAFVVEATTPGITVEHRNRFMGLRGMENGVTRLRQVRVPAANRLGREGEGLKIALTTLNTGRLSIPAICAGGSKWALSVARQWSVERVQWGRPVGEHEAVGSKLAFIAATTFALESVFDLSARLADAGQKDVRIEAALAKLWASEMAYRVADELVQVRGGRGYETADSLAARGERAVAAEQLLRDMRINRIFEGSSEIMRLLVAREAVDTHLTAAGDLASRDASLGAKARAAVGASRFYARWFPALLVGEGTRPTAYGDFGPLARHLRFVERSSRSLARQTFYAMARHQARLDRKQVLLGHVVDIGAELFAMSAVCSRATAMRRQDPATGRSATDLADAFCAQSRLRVEALFRRLRGSATASDERLARAVMTGRLRWVEDGILDPSEGTGPWIAPRTP; this comes from the coding sequence ATGAGCAGCGTCGCCGTGGACCAGACGCCCACCGCCGGGGAACGGAAGGCTCGAGAGGTCGCCGAGGCGGCCCGGGAGCAGCAGTGGACCCGGCCGAGCTTCGCCCGAGGGATCTACCTCGGCGCGTTCGACGTCGGGCTCGTCCACCCCTACCCCGCGTCCGACCCGGACGCCACGGCGCGTGGCGCCACGTTCCACGTGGCCCTGCGCGAGGTGTGCGCGCGCATCGACGGCCGCGCGATCGAGCGCGACGACCACATCCCCGACGAGGTGCTCGACGCACTGCGAGGCGTCGGCGCGTTCGGCATGAAGATCCCACAGGAGTACGGCGGCCTGGGGCTGTCGCTGGTCGAGTACGGCCGTGCCCTGATGCTGGTCAGCACGGTGCACCCGAGCCTGGCCGCGCTGCTGTCCGCGCACCAGTCGATCGGTGTCCCCGAACCCGTGCACATGTTCGGCACGCCCGAGCAGAAGCAGAAGTTCCTGCCACGGTGCGCGGCGGGCGCGATCTCCGCGTTCCTGCTGACCGAGCCCGACGTCGGCTCGGACCCCGCGCGGCTCGCGACCACGGCGACACCGACGGACGACGGGACGGCGTACGTGCTGGACGGCGTGAAGCTGTGGACGACGAACGGTCCGATCGCCGAGCTGCTGGTGGTCATGGCGGTCGTCCCGCCGCACGACGGGCAGCGCGGCGGCATCAGCGCGTTCGTCGTCGAGGCCACGACCCCGGGGATCACCGTCGAGCACCGCAACCGGTTCATGGGGCTGCGCGGCATGGAGAACGGCGTGACCCGGCTCCGGCAGGTCCGGGTGCCGGCCGCGAACCGGCTCGGACGCGAGGGCGAGGGCCTCAAGATCGCGCTCACGACCCTGAACACCGGCCGGCTGTCGATCCCCGCGATCTGCGCGGGCGGCAGCAAGTGGGCGTTGTCCGTCGCCCGGCAGTGGTCCGTCGAGCGGGTGCAGTGGGGCCGGCCCGTCGGCGAGCACGAGGCGGTCGGCAGCAAGCTGGCGTTCATCGCGGCGACGACGTTCGCGCTCGAGTCGGTGTTCGACCTGTCGGCGCGGCTGGCCGACGCCGGCCAGAAGGACGTGCGCATCGAGGCGGCCCTGGCCAAGCTGTGGGCCAGCGAGATGGCCTACCGGGTGGCCGACGAGCTGGTCCAGGTCCGCGGCGGCCGCGGGTACGAGACCGCCGACTCGCTCGCGGCCCGCGGTGAGCGGGCGGTCGCCGCCGAGCAGCTGCTGCGGGACATGCGGATCAACCGCATCTTCGAGGGCTCGTCGGAGATCATGCGGCTGCTCGTCGCCCGTGAGGCCGTGGACACGCACCTGACCGCCGCGGGCGACCTCGCGTCCCGCGACGCGTCGCTCGGCGCCAAGGCGCGCGCCGCCGTCGGCGCCAGCCGCTTCTACGCGCGCTGGTTCCCCGCCCTGCTCGTCGGGGAAGGAACGCGGCCGACCGCGTACGGCGACTTCGGCCCGCTGGCCCGCCACCTGCGCTTCGTCGAGCGGTCGTCCCGCTCGCTGGCCCGCCAGACGTTCTACGCGATGGCCCGCCACCAGGCCCGGCTCGACCGCAAGCAGGTGCTGCTGGGACACGTCGTCGACATCGGCGCCGAGCTGTTCGCCATGTCCGCGGTGTGCTCGCGCGCCACGGCGATGCGCCGGCAGGACCCGGCGACCGGTCGGAGCGCGACCGACCTCGCCGACGCCTTCTGCGCCCAGTCGCGCCTCCGGGTCGAGGCGCTGTTCCGGCGGCTGCGCGGCTCGGCCACGGCATCCGACGAACGGCTGGCCCGTGCCGTCATGACCGGCCGGCTGCGCTGGGTCGAGGACGGCATCCTCGACCCCTCCGAGGGCACGGGACCCTGGATCGCGCCCCGGACGCCGTGA